A single region of the Mercenaria mercenaria strain notata chromosome 6, MADL_Memer_1, whole genome shotgun sequence genome encodes:
- the LOC128558022 gene encoding uncharacterized protein LOC128558022, with protein MYLYSTTSGFTETSTVYNRLALTIPLQSTVVWLLQNSTVYGRSALTNTCTVYNRLALTDTSTVYNRLALTNNFTVYGRLGLTDTSTVYGRLALTDTSTVYNRLAFTDTSTVYGRLALTDTSTVYNRLAFTDTSTVYGRLALTYTSTVYGRLALTYTSSVYNRLAVTNTFRVYGRLALTDTSTVYGRLALTDTSTVYNRLAFTDTSTVYGRLALTDTSTVYNRLAFTDTSAVYGRLALTYTSTVYGRLALTDTSTVYNRPAFTDTSTVYGRLALTDTSTVYGRLALTDTSTVYGLPALTYTCTVYNRLALTNTCTVYNRLAFTDTSTVYNRLALTDTFTVYGRLALTYTSTVYNRLAFTDTSTVYNRLALTNTFTVYGRLALTDTSTVYGRLALTYTSTVYNRLAQTNTFTVYGRLALTDSSTVYGRLPVTDISTVYNCLAFTDTSTVYNRLALTNTFTVYGRLALTDTSTVYGRLAHTYTSTVYNRLALTDTSTVYDRLALTDTSTVYGRLALTNTFTVYGRLALTIPLQSTVFWL; from the coding sequence ATGTACCTCTACAGTACAACGTCTGGCTTTACAGAAACCTCTACAGTCTACAACCGTCTGGCTCTAACAATACCTTTACAGTCTACGGTCGTCTGGCTCTTACAGAACTCTACAGTCTACGGTCGTTCGGCTCTAACAAATACCTGTACAGTCTACAACCGTCTGGCTCTTACAGATACCTCTACAGTCTACAACCGTCTGGCTCTAACAAATAACTTTACAGTCTACGGTCGTCTGGGTCTTACAGATACCTCTACAGTCTACGGTCGTCTGGCTCTTACAGATACCTCTACAGTCTACAACCGTCTGGCTTTTACAGATACCTCTACAGTCTACGGTCGTCTGGCTCTTACAGATACCTCTACAGTCTACAACCGTCTGGCTTTTACAGATACCTCTACAGTCTACGGTCGTCTGGCTCTTACATATACCTCTACAGTCTACGGTCGTCTGGCTCTTACATATACCTCTTCAGTCTACAATCGTCTGGCTGTAACAAATACCTTTAGAGTCTATGGTCGTCTGGCTCTTACAGATACCTCTACAGTCTACGGTCGTCTGGCTCTCACAGATACCTCTACAGTCTACAACCGTCTGGCTTTTACAGATACCTCTACAGTCTACGGTCGTCTGGCTCTTACAGATACCTCTACAGTCTACAACCGTCTGGCTTTTACAGATACCTCTGCAGTCTACGGTCGTCTGGCTCTTACATATACCTCTACAGTATACGGTCGTCTGGCCCTTACAGATACCTCTACAGTCTACAACCGTCCGGCTTTTACAGATACCTCTACAGTCTACGGTCGTCTGGCTCTTACAGATACCTCTACAGTCTACGGTCGTCTGGCTCTTACAGATACCTCTACAGTCTACGGTCTTCCGGCTCTAACATACACCTGTACAGTCTACAACCGTCTGGCTCTAACAAATACCTGTACAGTCTACAACCGTCTGGCTTTTACAGATACCTCTACAGTCTACAACCGTCTGGCTCTTACAGATACCTTTACAGTCTACGGTCGTCTGGCTCTTACATATACCTCTACAGTCTACAACCGTCTGGCTTTTACAGATACCTCTACAGTCTACAACCGTCTGGCTCTAACAAATACCTTTACAGTCTACGGTCGTCTGGCCCTTACAGATACCTCTACAGTCTACGGTCGTCTGGCTCTTACATATACCTCTACAGTCTACAACCGTCTGGCTCAAACAAATACCTTTACAGTCTACGGTCGTCTGGCTCTAACAGATAGCTCTACAGTCTACGGTCGTCTACCTGTAACAGATATCTCTACAGTCTACAACTGTCTGGCTTTTACAGATACCTCTACAGTCTACAACCGTCTGGCTCTAACAAATACCTTTACAGTCTACGGTCGTCTGGCTCTTACAGATACCTCTACAGTCTACGGTCGTCTGGCTCATACATATACCTCTACAGTCTACAACCGTCTGGCTCTTACAGATACTTCTACAGTCTACGATCGTCTGGCTCTTACAGATACCTCTACAGTCTACGGTCGTCTGGCTCTTACAAATACCTTTACAGTCTACGGTCGTCTGGCTCTTACGATACCTTTACAGTCTACGGTCTTCTGGCTCTAA